GTGTAACTTCCAAGCATAAAGGAATCAGAAAACTCTGACTTTTATATTTGTCTTGTTGTTGTTCCTTTAAAGACAGGTAAAACAAATGTTTTCTTGCAGCTTCTGTAAAAATAGCATGAACTCCTTCAAGGTCTTCTGCAAGCACTATTTTCCCTAAAGAGGTCAAAAAACGCACTTCTTGAGTATCTCCCCAATCAAAAGAAGTCTGTAGAGCTACAGGCTGAATATGTTGTTCTCTCTTAAGAAAAGGTAGAGATTCCATAGAGGGTGCATCTTCTGCCCAAGGGAGCTCCGAAACACCTTCTAAGACATTTTTTTGACTTTCTCCGTCAAAAAAACGTAATGAAGGAAACGAAAACGTTGTATTTTCAAATTCTGAGGCTTCTTGAGGACGGGCTAATACCTCTCCAATAGCCTCAGAAAGAAACTGCCCGACGTACTCTTCTTTGAGTATTCTTACTTCTGTTTTTTGAGGGTGTACATTGAAATCACACCACTTTGAAGGTAAATATAACTTTAAAACAAATACAGGGTATCTTTGAGGAGGTAATAACATAGAATAAGCTTCGCTTATTTTCCTCGAAATAAACGGGGATTCTACAGGACGATCGTTAATAAAAACCCTCTGTCCTTGGCGTGTGGGCCTATGAAAACTTGGAGAACCTAAAAAGCCAAAAAGGCGCATATGTTTTTCATGTTTATCTACACTCAATGCTTCCTGCATGAAGCCCTCACCCATTACAAAGGCAACACGCTCTGCAAATCCCTGGTGTTTGAGTATATGAAATTCTTGTTGTCTTTCGCTGATCCAGGACCACCCTACACCTTCTACTGATAAGATCCTATTTTCTAGAAGTTTCCTCATAGCCAGCCGATCTGTATGGGGACTTTTTTGAAATCCCCGACGTACAGGAACGTTATAAAATAAGGAGTCTATGGAAATCGTCGTTCCTTTCTGACGGGGGCTGGGCTCTGAAGAGATAATTTCCCCTCCGTGAACTATTGTTCGCGACCCTTCTCCTGGGGTAGAACAAGAGAGGATTTCCATTTTAGAAATAGAGGCTATTGCGGGTAGGGCTTCCCCTCGAAATCCGAAGCTAGCCAGGGAGAAGACATCTGAGAACTCTTCTATTTTTGACGTAGCA
This window of the Chlamydia sp. BM-2023 genome carries:
- the mutL gene encoding DNA mismatch repair endonuclease MutL; the encoded protein is MASRNPIQLLDTITINQIAAGEVIENATSVVKELVENALDAGADEIEVETLGGGQGLIIVKDNGCGMDADDVPWALKRHATSKIEEFSDVFSLASFGFRGEALPAIASISKMEILSCSTPGEGSRTIVHGGEIISSEPSPRQKGTTISIDSLFYNVPVRRGFQKSPHTDRLAMRKLLENRILSVEGVGWSWISERQQEFHILKHQGFAERVAFVMGEGFMQEALSVDKHEKHMRLFGFLGSPSFHRPTRQGQRVFINDRPVESPFISRKISEAYSMLLPPQRYPVFVLKLYLPSKWCDFNVHPQKTEVRILKEEYVGQFLSEAIGEVLARPQEASEFENTTFSFPSLRFFDGESQKNVLEGVSELPWAEDAPSMESLPFLKREQHIQPVALQTSFDWGDTQEVRFLTSLGKIVLAEDLEGVHAIFTEAARKHLFYLSLKEQQQDKYKSQSFLIPLCLEVTPQEGCFLGAHTEEFKNLGIEISQMGPCVFAIESAPTFIGEEELKSWLLSLAAEGQSKIDKTAIDLLIKDTLTRTVFCKTVRTFDTSWLSLLWKIGKPEKAFDGTQIRRLVLDEDFIRE